One window of Paenibacillus sp. FSL K6-3182 genomic DNA carries:
- a CDS encoding polysaccharide pyruvyl transferase family protein, with the protein MKRILYVGWLGFNNVGDELMWLLFRDLCRAYLPEKKYDVIPSIPGVDIRNSGPYDVVVLGGGSLLIPGYIDVAYQAARNHKKVMIWGSGHDRQEFPVFDASGKVAAHLAYTGENLATNEKLAELVKMSKYCGVRGPLSYQFLEDSGVRMDQAIISGDPAFLLPAPSPRKNKQASRTIGVNWGTAYNRIFGGNEEKVEQQLVEALRILISQGYRVNIFSVWGPDREACKRLYAKLGNQTNVDLDLELYHHEDLMEKLKSYALTINFKLHASYLSAAAGVPFVSLGYRFKCIDFGCSVDLQDYVLSTGDTALGENILDRVAKIEKETDMIREKFYSHQSRYRELLKQPFQEDLF; encoded by the coding sequence ATGAAAAGAATTTTGTATGTAGGCTGGTTAGGGTTTAACAATGTTGGTGATGAGTTAATGTGGCTGTTGTTTCGCGACCTGTGCAGAGCGTATCTGCCTGAGAAAAAATATGATGTCATTCCGTCAATACCGGGCGTAGATATTCGGAACTCGGGTCCGTATGATGTTGTCGTGCTCGGCGGCGGCTCGCTGCTCATTCCAGGTTATATCGATGTTGCTTACCAAGCGGCACGGAACCATAAAAAAGTAATGATTTGGGGCAGCGGTCATGACAGACAGGAGTTTCCTGTATTTGATGCCTCGGGGAAGGTCGCAGCCCATTTGGCCTACACCGGTGAGAACCTAGCAACGAATGAGAAATTAGCTGAGCTAGTGAAGATGTCAAAATATTGCGGCGTCCGAGGTCCATTGTCCTATCAGTTTCTCGAGGATTCTGGCGTCCGAATGGATCAGGCGATCATAAGCGGTGACCCGGCATTTCTGCTGCCTGCACCGTCGCCTCGCAAGAATAAGCAGGCTAGCAGAACGATTGGTGTGAACTGGGGAACAGCTTATAATCGAATATTCGGCGGCAACGAGGAAAAGGTAGAGCAGCAATTGGTAGAGGCGCTGCGTATATTAATCTCGCAGGGTTATCGCGTCAATATTTTCTCCGTTTGGGGTCCTGATAGAGAAGCTTGCAAGCGTCTATATGCGAAGCTGGGAAACCAGACAAATGTGGATCTTGATTTGGAGCTGTACCATCATGAGGATTTGATGGAGAAGCTTAAGTCCTATGCGCTGACGATCAATTTCAAATTGCATGCTAGTTACTTATCAGCAGCGGCAGGGGTGCCGTTCGTAAGCCTTGGATATCGATTCAAATGCATAGACTTTGGCTGCTCGGTGGATCTTCAGGATTATGTGCTCTCTACCGGCGATACGGCACTTGGCGAAAACATTCTGGACAGAGTAGCCAAAATTGAAAAAGAAACGGATATGATTCGCGAAAAGTTTTATTCGCATCAGAGCCGTTATCGCGAGCTGCTGAAACAGCCATTTCAAGAAGATCTGTTTTAA
- the htpG gene encoding molecular chaperone HtpG yields MSKKQFKAESKRLLEMMINSIYTQREIFLRELISNASDAIDKLYYRALTDDQMVFNKEDYYVKVVADKANRTLTITDTGIGMTKEELENNLGVIAKSGSFAFKKENELKDGHNIIGQFGVGFYSAFMVADVVTVVTKALGSDEAFKWESTGADGYTIESCEKDSVGTEIVLNIKENTEDDQYDEYLEEYRLKSIIKKYSDFIRYPIKMDVKGQRPKADAENEFEEYQEEQTVNSMVPIWRKNKNELTSEDYDQFYFEKRYGFDKPIKHLHISADGAVVYNAILYIPESTPFDYYTKEYEKGLELYSNGVLIMDKCSDLLPDYFSFVKGMVDSEDLSLNISREMLQHDRQLKLIAKNINSKIKSALLGILKDDREKYESFYKAFGRQLKFGVYNDYGVNKEVLQDLLMFHSSKEKKLVTLDEYVSRMSEDQKYIYYASGESIERIDRLPQTELVTDKGFEILYFTDDIDEFAIKMVAKYKDKEFKSVSSGDLGIEEDEKDKETAEEQDANKELFEQMKEILNDKVKSVKASKRLKTHPVCLSTEGEVTIEMEKILNAMPNNQEVKADKVLEINVNHEIFQSLKDAAGQDKVKLALYTSLLYNQALLIEGLPIQDPVAFTNDICKVMV; encoded by the coding sequence ATGTCCAAAAAACAGTTCAAAGCAGAATCGAAACGATTGCTGGAAATGATGATTAATTCCATTTATACGCAGCGCGAGATCTTTTTGAGAGAGCTTATCTCGAATGCCAGCGATGCGATCGACAAGCTATATTACAGAGCGCTAACTGATGACCAAATGGTATTTAACAAAGAGGATTATTATGTTAAAGTCGTTGCCGACAAGGCAAACCGAACATTAACGATCACCGATACAGGGATTGGCATGACGAAGGAAGAGCTGGAGAATAACCTTGGCGTTATTGCGAAGAGCGGCTCTTTTGCCTTTAAGAAGGAAAATGAGCTTAAGGATGGACATAACATTATCGGCCAATTCGGCGTAGGCTTCTACTCTGCATTTATGGTGGCGGATGTGGTTACCGTTGTGACCAAAGCTCTTGGCAGCGATGAGGCGTTCAAATGGGAATCAACTGGCGCCGACGGCTACACGATTGAGTCATGCGAGAAGGATTCCGTTGGTACGGAAATTGTACTTAATATTAAGGAAAATACCGAAGATGATCAATACGATGAGTACTTGGAAGAGTACCGTTTGAAGTCGATCATCAAAAAATATTCTGATTTCATTCGCTACCCAATTAAGATGGATGTGAAGGGCCAACGGCCTAAAGCAGATGCAGAAAACGAGTTTGAGGAATATCAAGAAGAACAAACCGTTAACAGCATGGTGCCGATTTGGCGTAAAAATAAAAATGAGCTGACATCGGAAGATTATGATCAGTTTTATTTTGAAAAACGTTACGGCTTCGACAAACCGATCAAGCATCTTCATATTAGTGCGGATGGCGCTGTTGTGTACAATGCGATTTTGTATATTCCAGAGAGCACACCTTTCGATTATTATACGAAGGAATATGAGAAGGGGCTGGAGCTTTATTCAAATGGCGTTCTAATTATGGATAAATGCTCAGACCTGCTGCCGGACTATTTCAGCTTCGTTAAAGGTATGGTTGATTCGGAGGATCTATCGCTCAACATTTCACGTGAAATGCTGCAGCATGACCGTCAGCTGAAGCTGATTGCGAAGAACATCAACAGCAAGATCAAAAGCGCGCTCCTTGGCATATTGAAGGATGACAGAGAGAAGTATGAGTCGTTCTACAAAGCATTCGGCAGACAGCTGAAATTCGGCGTATACAACGATTACGGCGTTAACAAAGAAGTGCTTCAAGACCTGCTTATGTTCCACTCCTCGAAAGAGAAGAAGCTAGTTACACTGGACGAGTATGTGTCAAGAATGAGCGAGGATCAAAAGTACATTTATTATGCTTCCGGTGAATCGATTGAGCGGATTGATAGACTTCCGCAAACCGAGCTGGTAACGGATAAAGGCTTTGAAATCCTGTACTTCACGGACGATATTGATGAATTTGCCATCAAGATGGTTGCGAAGTATAAGGATAAAGAATTCAAGTCGGTATCAAGCGGCGATCTTGGTATTGAAGAGGACGAGAAGGACAAGGAAACGGCCGAAGAGCAGGATGCCAATAAAGAGCTTTTCGAGCAGATGAAAGAAATTCTTAACGATAAAGTAAAAAGCGTAAAAGCTTCGAAACGCCTTAAAACACACCCTGTGTGCTTATCCACAGAAGGTGAAGTAACGATTGAAATGGAAAAAATATTGAATGCGATGCCGAACAACCAAGAAGTAAAAGCAGACAAGGTGCTCGAAATTAACGTGAACCATGAAATATTCCAATCGTTGAAGGATGCTGCTGGGCAGGATAAAGTGAAGCTGGCTCTTTATACAAGCCTGCTTTACAACCAAGCGCTTCTCATCGAAGGTTTGCCAATTCAAGATCCAGTTGCGTTTACGAACGATATTTGCAAAGTAATGGTTTAA
- a CDS encoding glycosyltransferase family 2 protein — MQREFGKVSIVIANYNRAAYLIECLDSLMSQTYLNKEIIIVDDASTDRSLDVIEAWCEANGVAGTESIVLVRLPRNIGFSGAVTTGFFHASGQYIAVQDADDFSHPQRLEKQVAYLQSHAEVALVGTSYASFDEAEKRQYVQEKWLRFGDDIHDVYRSGGHCVCHGTIMFRGDAFDQIGGLSRRIVGAEDYEFIVKFLNNKARIENIPEILYYYRLHASQRSLAFYAKKE; from the coding sequence GTGCAGCGGGAATTTGGAAAAGTAAGTATCGTTATTGCAAATTATAATCGTGCAGCATATCTCATTGAATGTTTGGACAGCTTGATGAGTCAAACATATTTGAATAAAGAAATCATCATTGTAGATGACGCATCGACCGATAGGTCGCTGGATGTTATCGAGGCTTGGTGCGAAGCGAACGGAGTAGCGGGTACAGAATCAATAGTACTCGTTAGACTTCCTAGAAATATTGGGTTTTCTGGAGCCGTTACGACGGGTTTCTTCCACGCTAGCGGACAATATATCGCGGTACAGGATGCGGACGATTTCTCTCATCCGCAGCGTTTAGAGAAACAAGTAGCGTATCTCCAAAGCCATGCAGAGGTTGCGCTGGTAGGAACGAGCTACGCTAGCTTTGATGAGGCCGAGAAGAGGCAGTATGTTCAGGAAAAATGGCTGCGTTTCGGTGATGATATTCATGATGTTTACCGCAGCGGCGGTCACTGTGTTTGCCATGGGACGATCATGTTTCGCGGCGATGCTTTTGACCAAATTGGCGGATTGAGCCGACGAATTGTCGGGGCGGAGGATTATGAGTTCATCGTTAAATTTTTGAATAACAAAGCTCGTATTGAAAATATTCCTGAAATTCTTTATTACTATCGTCTGCATGCGAGCCAACGTTCATTGGCTTTTTATGCGAAAAAGGAGTGA
- a CDS encoding glycosyltransferase, which translates to MAGSPLSVLMALDSMDAGGTETHVLSLAKALIKIGQRVSIIAADGPMRFRFEDAGCHVYLFEFQPAGVSVQTERIVWLLEIMRSEKVDCVHVHQTPSGLFTAKAANLLGIPSIFTVHGTYYPQTALKSLLVYSESVICVSAPLQSYITRLGFPSIVVPNGIDLAEFYPSSGAKLRSDLGISEDAIVLMYASRLAWGKATACDVLLRAMKDLYRYGWDKLELVVVGDGPKYNAISELAEFIQVEIGRRFIHMVGKQSQMREYYNASDIVVGTGRVALEAMACEKPVLAIGNHGYFGWVEPSNYEQAWLNYFGDHGSSATYSRYLFASEIADGCRRLEGLRANGIEGRRWVEREFHIDQSIDQMMSVYRSAIGEI; encoded by the coding sequence ATGGCAGGCTCGCCGTTATCCGTCTTAATGGCTCTGGACAGTATGGATGCCGGTGGTACGGAAACACATGTATTAAGTCTAGCAAAAGCACTAATAAAAATAGGTCAAAGAGTGAGTATAATTGCCGCGGACGGCCCTATGCGGTTTCGGTTTGAGGATGCCGGGTGCCATGTATATTTGTTTGAATTCCAGCCAGCTGGAGTGTCAGTTCAAACGGAGCGAATCGTTTGGCTGCTGGAAATTATGCGAAGCGAGAAAGTAGATTGCGTTCATGTGCATCAGACTCCATCAGGTTTGTTTACGGCAAAGGCAGCTAATCTATTAGGAATTCCGTCTATATTTACCGTTCATGGCACCTATTATCCGCAGACTGCTCTAAAATCGCTGCTTGTTTACTCGGAATCGGTCATATGTGTAAGTGCTCCTCTTCAAAGCTACATCACGCGGCTTGGCTTTCCGTCTATCGTTGTCCCGAATGGCATCGATCTAGCGGAGTTTTATCCATCCAGCGGCGCAAAGCTTCGCTCAGACTTAGGTATTTCTGAAGATGCAATTGTACTTATGTATGCTAGCCGCTTGGCTTGGGGAAAGGCAACAGCATGTGATGTCCTGCTGCGGGCGATGAAGGATCTTTATCGTTATGGGTGGGATAAGCTTGAGCTTGTCGTTGTCGGGGATGGCCCTAAATATAATGCAATTTCAGAACTTGCGGAATTCATTCAGGTGGAAATCGGAAGACGGTTCATTCATATGGTTGGAAAACAATCTCAAATGCGAGAGTATTACAATGCTTCAGATATCGTTGTCGGTACGGGACGCGTTGCGCTGGAGGCAATGGCTTGCGAGAAGCCAGTGCTTGCCATTGGCAACCATGGCTATTTTGGCTGGGTAGAGCCGAGTAATTATGAGCAGGCTTGGCTTAACTATTTTGGAGACCACGGTTCGTCTGCCACTTATTCCCGTTATTTGTTTGCAAGCGAGATTGCAGATGGATGCCGCAGGCTGGAGGGGCTGCGCGCTAATGGAATAGAGGGAAGACGGTGGGTGGAACGTGAGTTTCATATCGATCAATCCATTGATCAAATGATGAGCGTGTATCGTTCAGCAATTGGAGAGATTTAA
- a CDS encoding glycosyltransferase yields MSGFYRNGCTDDGRRRDYVERLIADKDVLPPLRKGRDFSQAGNRRGVHQRLSVIIPVQNEERTIGRVIQEAILLSPAEIIVVVNGCNDRTESIARELGVSVIVFQESLGTDVGRAIGAYAATGDALLFVDGDFHIPWKELAPFPNALLSECDLAVNKLDYHLSMRMPWSAVTTLKIALNMAVGREDLANASLVHVPFALNRRALNVIQWSNLLCPPKAYALGLLGGLTVKPVHCVEVDRLNRYRPSKHSNAGGDHSIATMQIIGDHFEALHAIHRREGKKGEIGCSGNLEK; encoded by the coding sequence ATGTCCGGATTTTATAGGAATGGCTGTACGGATGACGGAAGAAGGCGTGACTATGTCGAGCGATTGATCGCGGATAAGGATGTACTGCCTCCTTTACGAAAAGGAAGAGATTTCTCCCAAGCAGGCAATCGGCGCGGGGTTCACCAGCGCTTGTCAGTGATTATACCCGTTCAAAACGAGGAGCGGACAATAGGGCGTGTCATTCAAGAGGCTATATTGCTGTCGCCAGCTGAAATTATCGTAGTTGTTAATGGCTGTAATGATCGTACTGAGAGTATTGCTAGAGAGCTTGGCGTTTCGGTTATCGTTTTTCAGGAGTCGCTCGGAACGGATGTTGGCAGAGCTATTGGCGCATATGCAGCCACTGGCGATGCGCTGCTGTTTGTGGATGGTGATTTTCATATCCCTTGGAAGGAGCTTGCTCCTTTTCCTAATGCGCTGCTAAGCGAATGTGATCTGGCTGTTAATAAGCTGGATTACCACCTCAGCATGCGCATGCCTTGGAGTGCCGTGACAACGCTGAAAATAGCACTGAATATGGCAGTTGGCCGCGAGGATCTGGCGAATGCTTCACTCGTACATGTTCCATTCGCGCTGAATAGGCGGGCGCTTAATGTTATTCAATGGTCCAATTTATTATGTCCGCCGAAGGCTTATGCGCTGGGACTGCTCGGTGGGTTAACCGTCAAGCCTGTTCACTGCGTAGAAGTTGATCGCTTAAATCGTTATCGTCCGAGCAAACACAGCAATGCCGGAGGAGACCATTCCATTGCAACGATGCAAATAATAGGGGATCATTTTGAGGCTCTACATGCCATTCATAGGAGAGAGGGCAAGAAAGGAGAGATAGGGTGCAGCGGGAATTTGGAAAAGTAA